Proteins from a genomic interval of Siniperca chuatsi isolate FFG_IHB_CAS linkage group LG10, ASM2008510v1, whole genome shotgun sequence:
- the lrrc47 gene encoding leucine-rich repeat-containing protein 47, with product MDDMEKWPEIEKAASGKRRELVLQGPAIDGRISSNGGLDSAIYSLTLLNYLEVSQCPSLTEIHEDIQHLTNLQSLILCRNKLTSIPNVVGNLKSLKVLDLSVNNLRVLPEGITQLRELNTLNVSCNSLEVLPEGLSQCTKLSNINISKNHITGFPADFYSERLDLLSTLVASDNSIEQLSGDIHKLAALKVLDLSNNKLSEIPSDLSDCPKLKEINFKSNKLNDKRLEKMVNGCQTKSILDYLRGKGKGRQGEDGGDADGGRNTDKGKRQQQRKKKEKVADQQDEVEELNKMVVRVLHVSDAPTALTVKVSAEVKDVRPYLVCCVVSGMNLKPGNALKRFLVAQTKLHDDLCGKRTTATIATHDVQLLKAPLMYDVKPPTQLKIMPLGRKEMTAIELIRHLQLEADELRKQKKRQNVTGLHKYLQILQDKSLYPCLVDAEGHVISFPPITNSEKTKIKKTTKELFLEVTSAVSLQTCKDIMDALIVKMAELNKFTAEHQEEAGSDGEGDGPQEPAASRETSSELIVQQVRTVDHDGNLKVVYPSKTDLSKDVGNLTVIW from the exons ATGGATGACATGGAGAAATGGCCAGAAATAGAGAAAGCAGCGTCAGGGAAGAGACGTGAACTGGTTTTACAGGGTCCAGCTATCGACGGGAGAATTTCTTCTAACGGGGGACTCGACTCTGCTATCTATTCCCTCACACTGCTGAATTATCTGGAAGTTAGTCAGTGCCCGAGTTTGACAGAGATCCACGAGGACATCCAACATCTGACAAACCTCCAAAGCCTCATCCTGTGCAGGAACAAGCTCACATCCATCCCGAATGTCGTCGGCAACCTCAAGTCCCTGAAGGTCCTGGACCTTTCAGTCAACAACCTCAGGGTTTTACCAGAGGGAATCACTCAGTTAAGGGAGCTAAACACTCTCAATGTGAGCTGTAACAGCCTGGAGGTCCTGCCAGAGGGACTGAGTCAGTGCACCAAGCTCTCCAACATCAACATCTCCAAGAATCACATCACCGGTTTCCCCGCCGACTTCTACTCCGAGCGCCTGGATCTCCTCAGCACATTGGTCGCCTCTGACAACTCCATTGAACAGCTGAGTGGAGATATTCACAAGCTAGCAGCTCTAAAG GTGCTGGATCTCTCTAACAACAAGCTGAGTGAGATCCCCTCCGATCTGAGCGACTGCCCCAAGCTAAAGGAGATCAACTTCAAAAGCAACAAGCTGAACGACAAACGTCTGGAGAAGATGGTCAATGGCTGCCAGACCAAGTCCATCCTCGACTACCTCaggggaaaaggaaaaggaagacaGGGAGAGGATGGAGGGGACGCGGACGGGGGTCGCAACACAGACAAAGGGaaaaggcagcagcagaggaagaagaaggagaaggtgGCAGACCAACAGGATGAGGTGGAGGAACTGAACAAGATGGTGGTGAGGGTTCTCCATGTTTCGGACGCTCCTACAGCACTCACAGTCAAAGTGAGTGCAGAGGTGAAAGATGTTCGACCCTACTTGGTGTGCTGTGTGGTCAGCGGCATGAACCTAAAGCCTGGGAATGCTCTGAAACGGTTCCTGGTGGCTCAG ACGAAGCTTCATGATGACTTGTGTGGTAAAAGGACCACTGCAACCATTGCAACTCATGATGTGCAGCTTCTCAAAGCTCccctgatgtatgatgtcaaaCCACCTACCCAGCTGAAG ATTATGCCGCTGGGTCGGAAGGAGATGACGGCCATCGAGCTGATAAGACACCTGCAGCTGGAGGCTGACGAGCTGaggaagcagaagaagaggcaGAATGTCACTGGTCTCCACAA ataCCTGCAGATTTTGCAAGATAAATCGCTCTATCCCTGTCTAGTGGATGCAGAGGGACATGTGATCTCATTCCCACCTATTACCAACAGTGAGAAAACCAAG ATCAAGAAGACGACCAAAGAATTGTTCTTGGAGGTGACGAGTGCAGTCAGCCTGCAGACCTGTAAAGACATTATGGACGCTCTGATTGTA AAAATGGCAGAGTTGAACAAGTTCACAGCAGAGCATCAGGAGGAGGCGGGGTCAGATGGAGAAGGGGACGGCCCACAAGAGCCGGCCGCCAGCCGTGAGACCTCCAGCGAACTGATCGTCCAGCAGGTCCGAACAGTCGACCATGACGGGAACCTGAAGGTTGTTTACCCGTCAAAGACCGACCTCTCCAAAGATGTCGGCAACTTGACCGTCATTTGGTAG
- the casp9 gene encoding caspase-9, producing the protein MEERHKKILQRNRTSLVRDLEPSNIYDGLLEKGVFTQDMIDEIKSSGTRRDQARQLVRDLETRGSRAFLLFLECLQETGQHSLAELLQSGAPTIQLQPATPIQVVRPVVLPLPVSSPMDVDKQRIDDVPVYPIHRPSPTPSPSLERPRPQGRTRRDSIQSYKMDASPCGHCLIINNVEFEPQSELKNRKGSNIDCDKLERRFKALKFIVEVKTNLKQRQIRHDLLALSKKDHSQYDCCVVIMLSHGTEVSHNRFPGAVYGVDGQHVPVQHITNYLNGQHCPSLQGKPKLFFIQACGGDERDTGFEVSPDEVEPSIGGADDQTDAIPTSSSSDSLSMSDEPDARATLPTPCDILVSYSTFPGYVSWRDTQSGSWYVETLDRILEENAATDDLVTMLMMVNHEVSQHSAKGLYKQMPGSFNFLRKLLYFQSHAERSSS; encoded by the exons ATGGAGGAAAGACACAAGAAGATTCTTCAGCGCAACAGGACCAGTCTCGTGAGAGACTTGGAGCCATCAAATATCTATGATGGCCTTCTTGAAAAAGGAGTTTTCACCCAAGACATGATCGACGAGATAAAG AGCTCTGGGACCAGACGTGACCAGGCCAGACAGTTAGTCCGGGATTTAGAGACCCGTGGGAGTCGGGCCTTTCTATTATTTCTGGAATGCCTTCAGGAGACAGGTCAGCACAGTTTGGCAGAGCTCCTACAGAGCGGAGCTCCAACAATTCAACTACAGCCTGCAACACCCATTCAGGTCGTTCGCCCTGTTGTCCTGCCTCTCCCAGTTT CCTCTCCAATGGATGTTGATAAGCAAAGAATAGATGATGTCCCTGTCTATCCAATACACAGACCCAGTCCTACTCCCAGTCCAT CACTTGAAAGACCAAGGCCACAAGGCAGAACTCGACGGGATAGTATTCAG AGCTATAAAATGGACGCCAGCCCATGTGGACATTGCCTCATCATAAACAACGTGGAGTTTGAACCTCAGAGCGAGCTGAAAAATCGCAAAGGGTCCAACATAGACTGTGACAAGCTGGAGAGAAGATTCAAGGCACTCAAATTTATTGTGGAAGTTAAGACAAACCTGAAGCAAAGA CAAATCAGAcatgacctgttagctttatCTAAGAAGGACCATTCACAATATGACTGCTGTGTGGTCATCATGCTGTCCCATGGGACTGAG GTGAGTCACAACCGCTTCCCTGGTGCCGTGTATGGTGTGGACGGACAGCACGTCCCAGTTCAGCACATCACAAACTACCTGAATGGCCAGCATTGTCCATCATTACAGGGCAAACCAAAACTTTTCTTCATCCAGGCCTGTGGAGGAG ATGAAAGAGACACAGGCTTTGAGGTGTCCCCTGATGAGGTTGAACCATCCATCGGTGGGGCAGATGATCAGACGGACGCCATTCCAACATCATCCAGCAGTGACTCTCTGAGCATGTCCGATGAACCGGACGCCAGAGCCACGCTGCCCACCCCATGTGACATTCTGGTGTCCTACTCTACTTTTCccg GTTACGTGTCGTGGAGAGACACCCAGTCCGGTTCCTGGTACGTCGAGACACTGGACCGTATTCTTGAGGAAAATGCTGCCACCGATGACTTGGTCACAATGTTGATGATG GTTAACCATGAAGTCTCCCAGCACTCTGCAAAAGGGCTCTACAAGCAAATGCCTGGTTCCTTTAACTTCCTCCGCAAACTTCTCTACTTTCAAAGCCACGCAGAGCGAAGTTCATCTTAA
- the LOC122882980 gene encoding L-rhamnose-binding lectin SML-like isoform X2 produces MLHVSNTLLLAATCLLVNAGVLSETVTTCEGVHRLSCDIGVISVQTALYGRADSETCSEGKPPQETSNTKCSLADAVDILKRRCDGKTVCELNTNVVGVSDPCHGTHKYLQTKYTCLPAIHHVTCEHSYAELYCDEGQVIFVYSADYGRHDKTTCSYKRPASQLENIDCSQATSKLNDSCSGKNSCIIKASNSVFGDPCVGTYKYLEVAYICEYELQPQDSRPESEEEYAEHQETYETDELQPQDSRPESEEEYAEHQETYETDPVTTLDESVDTQ; encoded by the exons ATGCTTCACGTCAGCAACACACTCT tgcTGGCAGCAACCTGTCTGCTTGTAAATGCAG GTGTCCTCTCAGAGACAGTTACCACCTGTGAAGGCGTCCATCGCCTGAGCTGTG ATATCGGAGTGATCAGTGTTCAGACAGCACTGTACGGACGTGCTGACAGTGAGACCTGTAGTGAGGGAAAACCTCCACAAGAGACTTCTAATACAAAGTGCTCTCTGGCGGATGCTGTGGACATCCTCAAGAGAAG GTGTGACGGAAAAACAGTGTGTGAACTAAACACAAATGTTGTCGGAGTATCTGATCCCTGCCATGGCACCCATAAATATCTGCAGACCAAGTACACCTGCCTCCCAGCAA TTCACCATGTGACATGTGAGCACTCCTATGCAGAACTGTATTGTG ATGAAGGCCAGGTTATATTTGTCTACAGTGCTGATTATGGACGCCATGACAAGACCACATGCTCTTACAAACGGCCTGCCTCTCAGCTCGAAAATATTGACTGCTCACAAGCCACCAGCAAATTAAATGACAG CTGCAGTGGGAAAAACAGCTGTATTATCAAAGCAAGCAACTCAGTGTTTGGAGACCCATGTGTTGGCACTTACAAGTACCTGGAGGTGGCTTACATATGTGAAT atgAGCTGCAACCACAAGACTCCAGAccagagagtgaggaagagtaTGCTGAGCATCAGGAGACATATGAGACAG atgAGCTGCAACCACAAGACTCCAGAccagagagtgaggaagagtaTGCTGAGCATCAGGAGACATATGAGACAG ATCCTGTGACCACTCTGGATGAGTCTGTGGACACACAATAA
- the LOC122882980 gene encoding L-rhamnose-binding lectin SML-like isoform X1 — protein sequence MLHVSNTLLLAATCLLVNAGVLSETVTTCEGVHRLSCDIGVISVQTALYGRADSETCSEGKPPQETSNTKCSLADAVDILKRRCDGKTVCELNTNVVGVSDPCHGTHKYLQTKYTCLPAIHHVTCEHSYAELYCDEGQVIFVYSADYGRHDKTTCSYKRPASQLENIDCSQATSKLNDSCSGKNSCIIKASNSVFGDPCVGTYKYLEVAYICEYELQPQDSRPESEEEYAEHQETYETDELQPQDSRPESEEEYAEHQETYETDELQPQDSRPESEEEYAEHQETYETDELQPQDSRPESEEEYAEHQETYETDPVTTLDESVDTQ from the exons ATGCTTCACGTCAGCAACACACTCT tgcTGGCAGCAACCTGTCTGCTTGTAAATGCAG GTGTCCTCTCAGAGACAGTTACCACCTGTGAAGGCGTCCATCGCCTGAGCTGTG ATATCGGAGTGATCAGTGTTCAGACAGCACTGTACGGACGTGCTGACAGTGAGACCTGTAGTGAGGGAAAACCTCCACAAGAGACTTCTAATACAAAGTGCTCTCTGGCGGATGCTGTGGACATCCTCAAGAGAAG GTGTGACGGAAAAACAGTGTGTGAACTAAACACAAATGTTGTCGGAGTATCTGATCCCTGCCATGGCACCCATAAATATCTGCAGACCAAGTACACCTGCCTCCCAGCAA TTCACCATGTGACATGTGAGCACTCCTATGCAGAACTGTATTGTG ATGAAGGCCAGGTTATATTTGTCTACAGTGCTGATTATGGACGCCATGACAAGACCACATGCTCTTACAAACGGCCTGCCTCTCAGCTCGAAAATATTGACTGCTCACAAGCCACCAGCAAATTAAATGACAG CTGCAGTGGGAAAAACAGCTGTATTATCAAAGCAAGCAACTCAGTGTTTGGAGACCCATGTGTTGGCACTTACAAGTACCTGGAGGTGGCTTACATATGTGAAT atgAGCTGCAACCACAAGACTCCAGAccagagagtgaggaagagtaTGCTGAGCATCAGGAGACATATGAGACAG atgAGCTGCAACCACAAGACTCCAGAccagagagtgaggaagagtaTGCTGAGCATCAGGAGACATATGAGACAG atgAGCTGCAACCACAAGACTCCAGAccagagagtgaggaagagtaTGCTGAGCATCAGGAGACATATGAGACAG atgAGCTGCAACCACAAGACTCCAGAccagagagtgaggaagagtaTGCTGAGCATCAGGAGACATATGAGACAG ATCCTGTGACCACTCTGGATGAGTCTGTGGACACACAATAA